One Cellulomonas taurus genomic region harbors:
- the tpiA gene encoding triose-phosphate isomerase — protein sequence MMARTPLIAGNWKLNLDHQEAVHLVQKLAWTLKDAKHDFSQAEVVVLPSFTNIRSVQTLVDADKLEIGYGAQDVSQHASGAYTGEVSANQLAKLGVTYVATGHSERREYHNESDAVVAAKTVAALGAGITPIVCVGEGLEIRKAGTHVEYTLAQLEGSLAGVTPEQAATVVIAYEPVWAIGTGEVATPDDAQEVCGAIRVKLAELYSAEVADAVRVLYGGSVKSGNAAEIIGKPDVDGALVGGASLDAEEFAKIARFNA from the coding sequence CTGATGGCACGTACCCCCCTGATCGCAGGCAACTGGAAGCTGAACCTGGATCACCAGGAGGCCGTCCACCTGGTGCAGAAGCTCGCCTGGACCCTCAAGGACGCCAAGCACGACTTCAGCCAGGCCGAGGTCGTCGTCCTGCCGTCCTTCACCAACATCCGCTCCGTGCAGACGCTGGTGGACGCCGACAAGCTGGAGATCGGCTACGGCGCGCAGGACGTGTCGCAGCACGCCTCCGGTGCCTACACCGGTGAGGTCTCCGCGAACCAGCTCGCGAAGCTGGGCGTCACCTACGTGGCGACCGGTCACTCGGAGCGTCGCGAGTACCACAACGAGTCCGACGCGGTCGTGGCCGCCAAGACCGTCGCCGCGCTCGGCGCCGGGATCACCCCGATCGTCTGCGTCGGTGAGGGCCTGGAGATCCGCAAGGCGGGCACCCACGTCGAGTACACCCTCGCGCAGCTCGAGGGCTCCCTGGCCGGGGTCACCCCGGAGCAGGCGGCCACCGTGGTGATCGCGTACGAGCCCGTGTGGGCCATCGGCACCGGCGAGGTCGCCACCCCCGACGACGCCCAGGAGGTGTGCGGCGCGATCCGGGTGAAGCTGGCCGAGCTGTACTCCGCCGAGGTCGCCGACGCGGTGCGCGTGCTCTACGGCGGTTCGGTGAAGTCCGGCAACGCGGCGGAGATCATCGGCAAGCCCGACGTGGACGGTGCCCTGGTGGGCGGCGCCTCGCTGGACGCCGAGGAGTTCGCCAAGATCGCCCGGTTCAACGCCTGA
- a CDS encoding OsmC family protein: MGLLHSYDVDVIWTGAGTEGTTGYTAYSRDHEIRVAGKPVLAGSADAAFRGDPGRHTPEDLLVASLSQCHMLWFLHLAGADGFVVVDYQDRATGTMRVEAAGHGAFTDVVLRPRVLLRGDVGPEVDVRLAEVHERAHEHCFIARSVNFPVRIEPVPATAE, from the coding sequence ATGGGGCTCCTGCACAGCTATGACGTGGACGTGATCTGGACCGGTGCCGGGACGGAGGGCACCACCGGGTACACCGCCTACTCCCGGGACCACGAGATCCGGGTGGCGGGCAAGCCGGTGCTGGCCGGGTCGGCCGATGCCGCCTTCCGGGGCGATCCCGGTCGGCACACGCCGGAGGACCTGCTGGTGGCCTCGTTGTCGCAGTGCCACATGCTCTGGTTCCTGCACCTGGCCGGGGCGGACGGGTTCGTGGTGGTCGACTACCAGGACCGGGCGACCGGGACCATGCGGGTGGAGGCGGCCGGGCACGGGGCGTTCACCGATGTGGTGCTGCGCCCCCGGGTGCTGCTGCGCGGGGACGTCGGCCCGGAGGTGGACGTCCGACTGGCGGAGGTGCACGAACGGGCGCACGAACACTGCTTCATCGCGCGGTCGGTGAACTTCCCGGTGCGCATCGAGCCGGTGCCCGCCACCGCGGAGTGA
- the whiA gene encoding DNA-binding protein WhiA yields the protein MALTAQVKDELARLQVDKTSCRKSEVAAMLRFAGGLHIISGRVVIEAELDTAAAARRLRQAIAEVYGHQSELIVVSGAGIRRGNRYVVRVVKDGESLARQTGLLDNRGRPVRGLPPQVVAAGIPEAEAAWRGAFLAHGSLTEPGRSSSLEVTCPGPEAALALVGAARRMQIPAKAREVRGIDRVVIRDGDAISAMLARLGAREALQVWEERRVRREVRGTANRLANFDDANLRRSARAAVAAGARVERAFEILGADLPEHLRQAGELRLAHKEASLEELGKLADPPLTKDAVAGRIRRLLATADKRAQELGIPDTEAGLSPDLLDL from the coding sequence ATGGCTCTGACGGCGCAGGTGAAGGACGAACTCGCTCGTCTCCAGGTGGACAAGACCTCGTGCCGCAAGTCGGAGGTCGCCGCGATGCTCCGGTTCGCGGGCGGTCTGCACATCATCTCCGGCCGGGTCGTGATCGAGGCCGAGCTGGACACCGCGGCCGCCGCCCGTCGACTCCGGCAGGCGATCGCCGAGGTCTACGGCCACCAGTCCGAGCTGATCGTGGTCTCCGGCGCCGGGATCCGGCGCGGCAACCGGTACGTGGTCCGGGTGGTCAAGGACGGCGAGTCGCTGGCCCGGCAGACCGGACTGCTCGACAACCGCGGCCGTCCGGTGCGGGGTCTGCCGCCCCAGGTGGTCGCGGCCGGCATCCCGGAGGCCGAGGCGGCGTGGCGCGGCGCGTTCCTGGCCCACGGCTCGCTGACCGAACCCGGCCGCTCGTCGTCGCTGGAGGTCACCTGCCCCGGCCCGGAGGCGGCGCTCGCCCTGGTGGGTGCCGCCCGGCGGATGCAGATCCCGGCGAAGGCCCGCGAGGTGCGGGGCATCGACCGGGTGGTGATCCGGGACGGCGACGCGATCTCCGCGATGCTCGCCCGGCTGGGCGCCCGCGAGGCGCTCCAGGTGTGGGAGGAGCGCCGGGTCCGCCGCGAGGTCCGGGGCACCGCGAACCGGTTGGCGAACTTCGACGACGCGAACCTGCGCCGGTCGGCCCGCGCCGCCGTGGCCGCCGGAGCGCGGGTGGAGCGGGCGTTCGAGATCCTCGGCGCCGACCTGCCCGAACACCTGCGGCAGGCGGGGGAGCTGCGGCTCGCGCACAAGGAGGCGTCGCTGGAGGAGCTGGGCAAGCTCGCCGACCCGCCGCTGACCAAGGACGCGGTCGCCGGGCGGATCCGTCGGCTGCTCGCCACGGCCGACAAGCGGGCGCAGGAGTTGGGCATCCCGGACACCGAGGCGGGGCTGAGCCCCGATCTGCTGGACCTGTGA
- a CDS encoding gluconeogenesis factor YvcK family protein, with protein MTPPAFVALGGGHGLSATLSALRRLTDRITAVVTVADDGGSSGRLRDELDVLPPGDLRMALAALCEDSDWGRTWRDVLQHRFTSAGDLDQHAVGNLLIVALWELLGDTVDGLDWVGRLLDAKGRVLPMAAVPLAIEADVRHPDGSAGRVRGQSKVAVTTDRIAQVRLTPERPPALPEAVQAVRDADWVVLGPGSWYTSVIPHLLVPELADALLTTTARRIVVLNLSPESETAGMGPCEHLDALRDHAPNLRLDAVIADPGAVEDVDELAERTEGFGGRLLLRQVRRGDGTPTHDALRLAAAISDVVQDFLGDVGNPARRSTQPGPGTGRGMAR; from the coding sequence ATGACGCCGCCGGCCTTCGTCGCACTCGGCGGCGGCCACGGACTGAGTGCCACGCTCTCGGCCCTGCGCCGGCTCACCGACCGGATCACCGCGGTGGTCACGGTCGCGGACGACGGTGGGTCCTCGGGTCGACTGCGCGACGAGCTGGACGTGCTGCCCCCCGGTGATCTGCGGATGGCGTTGGCGGCGCTGTGCGAGGACTCGGACTGGGGCCGCACCTGGCGCGACGTCCTGCAGCACCGCTTCACCTCCGCCGGTGACCTGGACCAGCACGCGGTGGGCAACCTACTGATCGTCGCGCTGTGGGAGCTGCTCGGCGACACCGTCGACGGCCTGGACTGGGTCGGACGGCTGCTGGACGCCAAGGGCCGGGTGCTGCCGATGGCCGCCGTGCCGCTGGCGATCGAGGCCGACGTCCGGCATCCGGACGGCAGCGCCGGACGGGTCCGCGGCCAGTCCAAAGTCGCGGTGACCACCGACCGGATCGCCCAGGTGCGGCTCACCCCCGAGCGCCCGCCGGCCCTGCCCGAAGCGGTCCAGGCGGTGCGGGACGCCGACTGGGTGGTCCTGGGTCCGGGCTCCTGGTACACCTCCGTGATCCCGCACCTGCTGGTGCCCGAGCTCGCCGACGCGCTGCTGACCACCACCGCCCGGCGGATCGTCGTGCTCAACCTCTCCCCGGAGTCCGAGACCGCGGGGATGGGTCCCTGCGAGCACCTGGACGCCCTGCGCGACCACGCGCCCAACCTGCGACTGGATGCCGTGATCGCCGACCCGGGTGCGGTCGAGGACGTCGACGAGCTGGCCGAGCGGACCGAGGGCTTCGGCGGGCGACTGCTGCTGCGTCAGGTGCGGCGCGGCGACGGCACCCCCACCCACGACGCCCTGCGGCTGGCGGCCGCGATCAGCGACGTGGTCCAGGACTTCCTCGGTGATGTGGGCAACCCCGCCCGTAGAAGCACGCAACCCGGCCCGGGCACCGGCCGGGGAATGGCAAGATGA
- the rapZ gene encoding RNase adapter RapZ, producing MSDEISPITVPHGIPAIEAATTAPRITEPHLIIITGMSGAGRTRAGAVLEDMGWYVVDNLPAQMLTHMVGMLTHGGPPSADLRLAAIVDVRGREFFPNLLEVLAQLRESGVDYKILFLDASDEVLVRRYEQVRRPHPLQGDGRITDGITAERDLLQDIRERADLLIDSSETNVHELGRLVREAVAGSEEEQLRINVTSFGFKYGLPLDADHVVDVRFLANPYWITELRHMSGRDAPVRDYVLGLPGALTFVERYVDALEPVLAGYLAEEKRYVTIAVGCTGGKHRSVAISEAIAERLRQRGQRVTVAARDLGKE from the coding sequence ATGAGCGACGAGATCTCGCCGATCACGGTCCCGCACGGCATCCCCGCGATCGAGGCGGCGACCACGGCCCCCCGTATCACCGAGCCCCACCTGATCATCATCACCGGCATGTCCGGTGCCGGCCGGACCCGGGCCGGGGCGGTGCTGGAGGACATGGGCTGGTACGTCGTCGACAACCTGCCGGCCCAGATGCTGACCCACATGGTCGGGATGCTGACCCACGGCGGGCCGCCGTCCGCGGACCTGCGCCTGGCGGCGATCGTCGACGTCCGGGGCCGGGAGTTCTTCCCGAACCTGCTCGAGGTGCTGGCCCAGCTGCGCGAGTCCGGCGTCGACTACAAGATCCTGTTCCTGGACGCCTCGGACGAGGTCCTGGTCCGGCGCTACGAGCAGGTCCGCCGTCCGCACCCGTTGCAGGGCGACGGCCGGATCACCGACGGCATCACCGCCGAGCGCGATCTGTTGCAGGACATCCGGGAACGCGCCGACCTGCTGATCGACTCCTCCGAGACCAATGTGCACGAGCTGGGCCGACTGGTCCGCGAGGCTGTGGCCGGGTCCGAGGAGGAGCAGCTGCGGATCAACGTCACCTCCTTCGGCTTCAAGTACGGGCTGCCGCTGGACGCCGACCACGTGGTGGACGTCCGGTTCCTGGCCAACCCGTACTGGATCACCGAGCTGCGGCACATGTCCGGCCGCGACGCCCCGGTGCGCGACTACGTGCTCGGCCTGCCCGGCGCGCTGACCTTCGTCGAGCGTTACGTCGACGCGTTGGAACCGGTGCTCGCCGGGTACCTGGCGGAGGAGAAGCGCTACGTGACCATCGCCGTCGGCTGCACCGGTGGCAAGCACCGGTCGGTGGCGATCAGCGAGGCGATCGCCGAACGGCTGCGCCAGCGTGGTCAGCGGGTGACCGTCGCGGCCCGGGACCTGGGTAAGGAATGA
- the gap gene encoding type I glyceraldehyde-3-phosphate dehydrogenase, with amino-acid sequence MTIKVGINGFGRIGRNFYRAIVESGADIEIVGVNDLTDNKTLAHLLKYDTVLGRFPLSVSYDENNIIVDGKPIRALEERDPANLPWGELGADIVIESTGFFTDATKAKAHIDAGAKKVIISAPAKNEDATFVVGVNHTDYDAATQHIISNASCTTNCLAPVAKALNDAIGIERGLMTTIHAYTGDQNLQDGPHRDLRRARAAAQNIVPTTTGAAKAVALVLPELKGKLDGFALRVPTITGSATDLTFTASREVTVEEVNAAVKAAAEGPMKGTLSYVEDEIVSSDIVTDPHQSIFDSKLTKVMGDQVKIIAWYDNEWGYSSSLVKLTEYVGERL; translated from the coding sequence GTGACCATCAAGGTCGGCATCAACGGCTTCGGCCGTATTGGGCGCAACTTCTACCGGGCCATCGTCGAGTCCGGAGCCGACATCGAGATCGTCGGCGTCAACGACCTGACGGACAACAAGACGCTGGCGCACCTGCTCAAGTACGACACCGTGCTGGGCCGTTTCCCGCTGAGCGTCTCCTACGACGAGAACAACATCATCGTCGACGGCAAGCCGATCCGTGCCCTCGAGGAGCGCGACCCGGCGAACCTGCCGTGGGGCGAGCTGGGCGCGGACATCGTCATCGAGTCCACCGGCTTCTTCACCGACGCGACCAAGGCCAAGGCGCACATCGACGCCGGTGCCAAGAAGGTCATCATCTCCGCTCCGGCGAAGAACGAGGACGCGACCTTCGTCGTCGGCGTGAACCACACCGACTACGACGCCGCGACGCAGCACATCATCTCGAACGCGTCCTGCACCACCAACTGCCTGGCCCCGGTGGCCAAGGCGCTGAACGACGCGATCGGCATCGAGCGTGGTCTGATGACCACCATCCACGCCTACACCGGCGACCAGAACCTGCAGGACGGCCCGCACCGCGACCTCCGTCGTGCCCGCGCCGCCGCGCAGAACATCGTCCCCACCACCACTGGTGCTGCCAAGGCTGTCGCCCTGGTGCTGCCGGAGCTGAAGGGCAAGCTGGACGGCTTCGCGCTGCGCGTTCCGACCATCACCGGCTCCGCCACCGACCTGACCTTCACCGCTTCGCGTGAGGTCACCGTCGAGGAGGTCAACGCTGCGGTCAAGGCCGCCGCCGAGGGTCCGATGAAGGGCACCCTGTCCTACGTCGAGGACGAGATCGTGTCCTCGGACATCGTGACCGACCCGCACCAGTCGATCTTCGACTCCAAGCTCACCAAGGTGATGGGCGACCAGGTCAAGATCATCGCCTGGTACGACAACGAGTGGGGCTACTCCTCCTCGCTGGTCAAGCTGACCGAGTACGTGGGCGAGCGTCTCTGA
- the uvrC gene encoding excinuclease ABC subunit UvrC, whose amino-acid sequence MADPATYRPAPGEIPDQPGVYRFRDEHGRVIYVGKAKSLRQRLNSYFQDVAGLHPRTQAMVTTASSVQWTVVGTEVESLALEYSWIKEYDPRFNVKYRDDKSYPYLAVTLAEKFPRVQVMRGAKRPGTRYFGPYAHAWAIRETVDLLLRVFPVRTCSAGVFKRAAQQGRPCLLGYIDKCSAPCVGRISQEDHHVLAEEFADFMAGDTARFTRRLTARMKEAAAEQDYERAARLRDDIAALQRATEKNAVVLSDGTDADIFALAGDELEAAVQVFHVRDGRIRGQRGWVVEKVEDVTDADMVERLLQQVYGEAEPGVTGTVPREVLVPTLPADVEQVQTWLSGLRGSRVQVRIPQRGDKRELAATVLKNAEHALALHRTRRAGDLTTRSQALQEIQEALGLASAPLRIECYDVSHNQGTYQVASMVVFEDGLARKSEYRQFTIRGSEGDGARDDTEAMHEVITRRFRRYLAEREKAGDLELGLGEDQTAEALADADLGEVRSGPVDPTTGKPQRFAYPPNLVVVDGGPPQVAAARKALDELGIDDVALCGLAKRLEEVWVPDDDYPVILQRSSEGLYLLQRLRDEAHRFAITAHRRKRSKGMTVSVLDDVPGLGPSRAAALLQHFGSVKRLRAATAEEIAAVPGMGPKTAEAVVTALASPAAAPVTPPPAAS is encoded by the coding sequence ATGGCTGATCCCGCGACCTACCGTCCCGCGCCCGGGGAGATCCCGGACCAGCCCGGGGTGTACCGGTTCCGCGACGAGCACGGCCGGGTCATCTACGTCGGGAAGGCCAAGAGCCTGCGGCAACGACTGAACTCGTACTTCCAGGACGTGGCCGGCCTGCACCCCCGCACCCAGGCGATGGTGACCACCGCCTCGTCGGTGCAGTGGACCGTGGTCGGCACCGAGGTGGAGTCCCTGGCGCTGGAGTACTCCTGGATCAAGGAGTACGACCCGCGGTTCAACGTGAAGTACCGGGACGACAAGTCCTACCCGTACCTCGCGGTGACCCTGGCGGAGAAGTTCCCCCGGGTGCAGGTGATGCGCGGAGCCAAGCGGCCCGGAACCCGGTACTTCGGCCCCTACGCGCACGCCTGGGCGATCCGGGAGACCGTCGACCTGCTGCTGCGGGTGTTCCCGGTGCGCACCTGCTCGGCCGGGGTGTTCAAGCGCGCGGCGCAGCAGGGTCGCCCGTGCCTGCTCGGGTATATCGACAAGTGCTCGGCCCCTTGCGTCGGCCGGATCAGCCAGGAGGATCACCACGTCCTGGCCGAGGAGTTCGCCGACTTCATGGCCGGCGACACCGCGCGCTTCACCCGGCGGCTGACCGCCCGGATGAAGGAGGCGGCCGCCGAGCAGGACTACGAGCGGGCAGCCCGGTTGCGGGACGACATCGCCGCCCTGCAGCGCGCGACGGAGAAGAACGCCGTGGTGCTGTCCGACGGTACGGACGCGGACATCTTCGCCCTGGCCGGTGACGAGCTGGAGGCGGCGGTCCAGGTGTTCCACGTCCGGGACGGCCGGATCCGCGGTCAGCGCGGCTGGGTGGTGGAGAAGGTCGAGGACGTCACCGACGCGGACATGGTCGAGCGACTGCTGCAACAGGTGTACGGCGAGGCCGAACCCGGCGTCACCGGCACCGTGCCCCGCGAGGTCCTGGTGCCCACCCTGCCCGCGGACGTCGAGCAGGTGCAGACCTGGCTGTCCGGGCTGCGCGGTTCCCGGGTCCAGGTCCGGATCCCGCAGCGCGGTGACAAGCGCGAACTGGCCGCCACCGTCCTCAAGAACGCCGAACACGCCCTGGCGCTGCACCGCACCCGCCGCGCCGGTGACCTGACCACCCGGTCCCAGGCGTTGCAGGAGATCCAGGAGGCCCTGGGCCTGGCATCGGCGCCGCTGCGGATCGAGTGCTACGACGTCTCGCACAACCAGGGCACGTACCAGGTCGCGTCGATGGTGGTGTTCGAGGACGGCCTGGCCCGCAAGAGCGAGTACCGGCAGTTCACCATCCGCGGTTCCGAGGGCGACGGCGCCCGGGACGACACCGAGGCGATGCACGAGGTGATCACCCGGCGGTTCCGGCGCTACCTGGCCGAGCGCGAGAAGGCCGGTGACCTGGAACTCGGCCTGGGGGAGGACCAGACCGCCGAGGCGCTGGCCGACGCCGACCTCGGCGAGGTGCGCAGCGGACCGGTCGACCCGACCACCGGCAAGCCGCAGCGCTTCGCCTACCCGCCGAACCTGGTGGTGGTCGACGGCGGCCCGCCGCAGGTCGCCGCCGCCCGGAAGGCGCTGGACGAGCTCGGCATCGACGACGTCGCCCTGTGCGGCCTCGCCAAGCGGCTCGAGGAGGTCTGGGTGCCGGACGACGACTACCCGGTGATCCTGCAACGTTCCTCGGAGGGTCTGTACCTGCTGCAGCGGCTCCGGGACGAGGCGCACCGGTTCGCGATCACCGCGCACCGGCGCAAGCGGTCCAAGGGGATGACCGTCTCGGTGCTGGACGACGTGCCGGGTCTCGGCCCGTCCCGCGCCGCGGCGCTGCTCCAGCACTTCGGCTCGGTGAAGCGACTGCGTGCCGCCACGGCGGAGGAGATCGCCGCGGTGCCCGGCATGGGTCCCAAGACGGCCGAGGCGGTGGTGACGGCCCTCGCGAGCCCGGCCGCCGCACCGGTGACACCGCCCCCGGCGGCATCGTGA
- a CDS encoding phosphoglycerate kinase, with protein MKTIDDLGDLRGKRVLVRSDFNVPLDGTTITDDGRIRAALPTLKRLLDAGARVIVTAHLGRPKGEPDAKYSLAPVAARLGELLGQDVALADDVVGESAKATVAALQDGQIALLENIRFDARETSKDEAERGALADELAALADAFVSDGFGVVHRKQASVYDVALRLPHAAGLLVLTEVEALRKAVEDPERPYVVVLGGAKVSDKLGVIGNLITKADKLLIGGGMMFTFLKAQGHEVGSSLLEQDQVETVKGYLAQAEEAGVEIVLPVDTLVAPEFGSDDFEVVAVDAIPADKMGLDIGPKSGQLFREAILGAKTIAWNGPMGVFERPAYAEGTKAVAQALVDTEGFSIVGGGDSAAAVRLLGFDEAGFGHISTGGGASLELLEGKTLPGIAVLED; from the coding sequence ATGAAGACCATCGACGACCTGGGTGACCTGCGCGGCAAGCGCGTGCTGGTCCGCTCCGACTTCAACGTCCCGCTGGACGGCACCACCATCACCGACGACGGCCGGATCCGTGCCGCGCTGCCGACCCTCAAGCGCCTGCTCGACGCCGGTGCCCGGGTGATCGTCACCGCGCACCTGGGTCGCCCCAAGGGCGAGCCGGACGCCAAGTACTCCCTCGCCCCGGTCGCCGCCCGCCTCGGCGAGCTGCTCGGCCAGGACGTCGCCCTCGCCGATGACGTGGTGGGCGAGTCCGCCAAGGCCACCGTCGCCGCGCTGCAGGACGGCCAGATCGCGCTGCTGGAGAACATCCGGTTCGACGCGCGCGAGACCTCCAAGGACGAGGCGGAGCGCGGTGCGCTGGCCGACGAGCTGGCTGCGCTGGCCGACGCGTTCGTCTCCGACGGCTTCGGTGTCGTGCACCGCAAGCAGGCGTCGGTCTACGACGTGGCGCTGCGTCTGCCGCACGCCGCCGGTCTGCTGGTGCTGACCGAGGTCGAGGCGCTGCGCAAGGCCGTCGAGGACCCGGAGCGGCCCTACGTCGTCGTGCTCGGCGGCGCCAAGGTCTCGGACAAGCTCGGTGTGATCGGCAACCTGATCACCAAGGCGGACAAGCTGCTCATCGGCGGCGGCATGATGTTCACCTTCCTCAAGGCCCAGGGCCACGAGGTCGGCTCCTCGCTGCTCGAGCAGGACCAGGTCGAGACCGTCAAGGGCTACCTCGCGCAGGCCGAGGAGGCCGGCGTGGAGATCGTGCTGCCGGTCGACACCCTGGTCGCTCCGGAGTTCGGCTCGGACGACTTCGAGGTCGTCGCCGTCGACGCCATCCCGGCGGACAAGATGGGCCTGGACATCGGCCCGAAGTCCGGCCAGCTGTTCCGCGAGGCCATCCTGGGCGCGAAGACCATCGCCTGGAACGGCCCGATGGGCGTCTTCGAGCGTCCCGCCTACGCCGAGGGCACCAAGGCCGTGGCGCAGGCCCTGGTCGACACCGAGGGCTTCTCGATCGTCGGTGGCGGCGACTCCGCCGCGGCGGTCCGGCTGCTCGGCTTCGACGAGGCCGGCTTCGGCCACATCTCGACCGGTGGCGGTGCGTCGCTGGAGCTCCTCGAGGGCAAGACCCTCCCCGGCATCGCAGTTCTGGAGGACTGA